One stretch of Thalassophryne amazonica chromosome 17, fThaAma1.1, whole genome shotgun sequence DNA includes these proteins:
- the naa25 gene encoding LOW QUALITY PROTEIN: N-alpha-acetyltransferase 25, NatB auxiliary subunit (The sequence of the model RefSeq protein was modified relative to this genomic sequence to represent the inferred CDS: inserted 4 bases in 3 codons; deleted 1 base in 1 codon; substituted 1 base at 1 genomic stop codon), translating into MAARGHVQDPNDRRLRPIYDYLDNGNNKMAIQQADKLLKKHKDLHCAKVLKAIGLQRTGKQDEAFTLAQEVATLEPTDDNSLQALTILYREMHHPELVTKLYEAAVKKVPLSEEYHSHLFMAYARVGEYKKMQQAGMALYKIVPKNPYYFWSVMSLVMQAISAQDEKLAQTMFLPLAERMVEKMVKEEKIEAEAEVQLYFMILERLGKCVEALEVIRGPLGEKLTSELQSRENKCMMLYQRLQRWPECNSLAHKLLLKNPDDWQFYPSYFDSLFHLMDQSWNPPEQGEHCSEGSVHHTVAEVVKFVEDRIRGEDGKESHLLRGPYLARLELMHRLRERGCPEESLLGEPLELMVQFFGKFGDKPCCITDLKLYLHLLSPEQHVQFINLLSEAVPLGEQEEEGFCFPEDTKSLQRHLCLCQLTRALGLHHCLDTEGKLQLITELKAHYHHGLKFGTNALKTELQFSDMYCLMAGHVYIDLWVETGDENMLWQCLGLLQEGLFHSPSNAQFKLLLLILYCRLGAFEPVVDLYSSLDAKHVQHDTIGYLLTRYAESLGQFAAASQACNFSLRFFHSNQKDTSEYIIQAYKYGAFEKIPEFIALRNRLNQSLHFAQVRTERMLLDLFLEADIVLSLEESVKAMNVSAEVDDIPWDSLRDNRDLTVFTSWDPKDRHLTEEHRHQSLEEESVWLRIPSLTLRLLNCLAVSGHXHPNSELSHENGIGDKTSVFSNLLCQLQQTLQTAAQLKEKHIQYPFLGPPSTRLAPALASGXCQCQGCSPPASVHLHELETLGLDESSELQNQICNGFKSLVVQPSRXEMLKKCKGDLLELKXRQIKNAIFVIRNHSFFVETICIVLWMATYCAKILRPLKTSLTEEEKEEKDASTVLVHFLCIPEMTGGMHNLFTEALEHLKAQEAGITALKLASLTLEGNTDEEVSFTKTAMDKVQSSYLRSLQEVGDLLKKRAETLKNLKI; encoded by the exons GTCCTAAAGGCAATCGGCCTTCAGCGAACTGGGAAGCAGGATGAAGCTTTCACCTTGGCCCAGGAAGTGGCCACATTGGAGCCCACTGATGACAACTCGCTGCAAGCTCTGACTATACTTTACAGAGAGATGCATCATC cTGAGTTGGTAACCAAACTCTATGAAGCAGCTGTGAAGAAAGTTCCGCTGAGCGAGGAGTATCACTCTCACCTCTTTATGGCTTACGCTCGAGTCGGGGAGTACAAGAAGATGCAGCAG GCAGGAATGGCCCTGTATAAAATTGTCCCCAAGAATCCTTATTACTTTTGGTCTGTTATGAGTCTGGTGATGCAA GCCATCTCAGCCCAAGATGAGAAGCTGGCTCAAACTATGTTTCTGCCTCTTGCTGAACGCATGGTGGAGAAAATGGTAAAGGAGGAGAAGATTGAAGCTGAGGCAGAA GTGCAGCTGTACTTTATGATCTTGGAGCGCTTGGGAAAGTGTGTTGAAGCTCTGGAAGTCATCAGAGGTCCACTTGGGG AGAAGCTGACCAGTGAACTGCAGAGCAGAGAAAACAAGTGTATGATGCTGTACCAGCGACTACAGCGCTGGCCAGAGTGTAATTCTTTGGCCCACAAGCTGCTTCTTAAAAA TCCTGATGATTGGCAGTTCTACCCTTCGTACTTTGACTCGCTCTTCCACCTGATGGATCAGTCATGGAACCCACCAGAGCAAGGCGAACA CTGTTCCGAGGGCTCAGTACATCACACTGTGGCTGAGGTAGTGAAGTTTGTGGAAGACAGAATCAGaggggaagacggcaaagaatcTCATTTACTCCGAGGCCCCTATTTAGCTCGTCTTGAATTAATGCACAGACTGAGAGAAAGGGGTTGTCCTGAAGAAAGCCTGCTGG GTGAGCCTTTGgaactgatggtgcagttctttgGGAAGTTTGGAGATAAACCTTGCTGTATCACTGACTTAAAACTATATCTGCATCTACTTTCTCCAGAACAGCATGTTCAG TTTATTAACCTTCTGAGTGAAGCAGTTCCATTGGGTGAACAAGAGGAGGAAGGATTTTGTTTTCCAGAAGACACAAAATCACTACAGAGGCACCTGTGTTTGTGTCAGTTAACTCGTGCACTTGGACTACATCATTGTCTTGACACAGAAGGAAAACTACAACTTATAACAGAGCTCAAAGCTCACTATCATCATGGTCTGAAGTTTG GGACAAATGCTCTGAAGACGGAGTTGCAGTTTTCAGATATGTATTGTCTCATGGCAGGTCATGTGTACATTGATCTGTGGGTGGAGACGG GGGATGAAAATATGCTCTGGCAGTGTTTGGGTCTTCTCCAGGAGGGTCTGTTTCACAGTCCCTCTAATGCTCAATtcaagctgctgctgctgatccTCTACTGTCGCTTGGGAGCTTTTGAGCCAGTCGTGGATCTTTATTCCAGCCTGGATGCTAAGCATGTACAACATGACACCATAGG ATATCTCCTCACACGTTATGCTGAGTCCTTGGGTCAGTTCGCTGCAGCCTCCCAGGCCTGTAACTTTTCCCTCAGGTTTTTTCACTCCAATCAGAAAGAT ACCTCAGAGTATATTATTCAAGCATATAAGTATGGAGCATTTGAGAAAATCCCAGAATTCATTGCTCTCAGGAACCGGCTGAACCAATCGCTGCACTTTGCCCAGGTCCGAACTGAGAGGATGCTTCTGGACCTGTTTCTTGAGGCTGATAT TGTGTTGAGTCTGGAGGAAAGTGTGAAGGCCATGAATGTGTCTGCAGAGGTGGACGACATCCCCTGGGATAGTTTGAGGGACAACAGAGACCTCACAGTCTTTACCAGTTGGGACCCAAAGGATCG ACATTTAACAGAAGAGCACCGGCATCAGTCCTTAGAAGAGGAGTCCGTGTGGCTGAGAATACCGTCTCTAACGCTTCGTCTCCTCAACTGTCTGGCTGTGTCTGGGC ACCacccaaactctgaattatccCATGAAAACGGCATAGGAGACAAGACTTCAGTCTTCAGTAACCTGCTGTGCCAGCTCCAGCAGACTCTGCAGACAGCAGCCCAGCTAAAGGAAAAGCACATACAG TATCCGTTCCTCGGCCCGCCCTCCACTCGCTTGGCCCCTGCTCTGGCCAGTG GCTGTCAGTGTCAGGGCTGCAGCCCTCCAGCCTCTGTCCATCTACACGAGTTGGAAACTCTTGGACTTG ACGAGTCGTCAGAACTTCAAAACCAGATCTGTAAC GGTTTTAAATCATTAGTAGTTCAGCCTTCAAGGTGAG AAATGCTAAAAAAATGCAAAGGGGATTTATTGGAATTAAA ACGGCAGATTAAAAATGCAATCTTTGTTATTAGAAACCATAGTTTCTTTGTTGAG ACGATCTGCATAGTCTTGTGGATGGCTACTTACTGTGCCAAGATCCTGCGACCACTTAAGACAAGTctaacagaagaagaaaaagaagaaaaggatGCAAGCACAGTTCTGGTGCACTTTTTA TGCATTCCAGAGATGACGGGCGGCATGCACAACCTGTTTACGGAGGCTTTGGAGCATTTAAAAGCGCAAGAGGCTGGAATAACGGCCCTTAAACTGGCCAGTTTAACCTTGGAAGGAAACACAGAT GAGGAAGTGTCGTTTACCAAGACTGCTATGGACAAAGTGCAGAGCAGTTACCTGCGCTCGCTGCAGGAGGTTGGAGATCTGTTGAAGAAGAGAGCAGAAACTTTAAAAAACCTCAAGATATGA